From a single Lytechinus variegatus isolate NC3 chromosome 9, Lvar_3.0, whole genome shotgun sequence genomic region:
- the LOC121421832 gene encoding uncharacterized protein LOC121421832 produces MDSPVRASVRTSEDDRTSHIFTDLRSHDDLLLPVQGSKRLKYTCITCCRQYIALGSSHGGLYIFQRDTLKYLMQIGNKEGLTKALFSPNEKVIGLATSGGAVIAWQLNISSRQKAERLVATQTHRNHTITSLCWDGAGLRLFSGDDRGRITVTNTDSSKPSGLFKFQSELVVDVDSSVVQMDFAEERLLISTLTRCYLCDPKKRLSFQIGSKLRDGAYGACFFNKIGSEKPSIFCARPGSRLWEASTLCQVLNTHQFKQLLATPPLPVMGKGREVKFSSDDTKHPPQSLAFPILRPLGNHFLVTWNNRGVFVFDPVKVNVLFWTNDISGLSDVSVSKSSLYCLHNDGRIRKYTLQTIPRCAASLYQQSLLVQCSRLVLRFQAQFQHSRARHHMPPRVLHELAMRVAAEESILGSEVEELAVSVEKKMVDVLSRASSRRSSFDSYDGMKLQSGIYVVRKRLDSECSDDLPLGYDAHMERLQGSLEWTNQDTIQETSLTMVGQESRDATQNDTINSEIRDKGREHTVVKDKNLEEETSSSDAVMVDIALGEQSGSVQDAVDRQVIRENGLCLAEVDVSGEGCVAEEENSNVVDCHKVIEHQEQWDVESAAEEAKDISSNKVDTSERITDATDPGMNALSPLDSSHLDSSEPSLDIREHSSEEHDSWTHSNESNVCSDEIEAPRGKGFWKQDAEKVGSVTNTDGQIQVQSNSMDMDPSSTANQTILTDIEEPEELPIEVQGEEESGQVMMDDLTESDRSHQGQMLQEKGKALDITEDEEVLVGDCSQEEHGKTSGPGADSEEAVKELEARTQDAITVGGISFEQLAIRSSGVDKPVGISESNQMESLTSNSEDNHNLKLEGSDLQKDSKTDLDDIHLSELRDKDVCIEETAKEAEDIENQRYATGAEAGETKESLSVNTTILPDVCLLSKEIKANDEPEEVQFQEVMNHTTGEELHHSRLDENVSKINQESISVDVSGFGLDVSGFGLSPSDDSFPSSTSEVEETLPQNQSCHVLAHSVGNANTPHQREDIACLGEESDQSVSNDDDLVQDNLASVSVTVVKPVDQSEESCSRPLKLRHSPDHPSIDDSILSTSYTSKDSSVDSSFSLSSTTESTMSPLSIQIPDASRKSSSAENLEIVIEDYLEMEEGDAQFPDAETELIKSVTRSQYTQRESKVNIDRSQSLEKLPEESSGRQTPSESPKRKKTKSRVIDITATVSRKPSPLQSPVPGSVLYRPTSLPDLSPHSSSQPRSIKTTPSPTIPSPALSPKKEAQRPSPVSSTLPSPNVIIAAASGLPHSSGLMETQQIILNSTAQINLKSVKDSLASKLTKTKTFLQSIGDSNPLSPKEEERSAPPLQPRPSPSSSPILASPTHRKVSSSANQHKEIAFQQSTERFQPPPGTSPSPGACSPDNGGFSQESEEIEIDSRLDDVIEATKTACKQISEYP; encoded by the exons TGGAGGAGCGGTCATCGCATGGCAGCTGAACATTTCCTCAAGGCAGAAGGCAGAGAGACTGGTCGCTACACAGACCCATCGTAATCACACAATCACCAGTCTCTGCTGGGATGGGGCGGGGCTGAGACTATTCTCCGGAGATGACAGAGGGCGCATCACTGTCACAAATACAGATAGCAGTAAG CCATCAGGCCTCTTCAAGTTCCAGTCAGAGTTGGTTGTTGATGTCGACTCTAGCGTCGTTCAGATGGACTTCGCCGAAGAGAGACTTCTGATCTCTACTCTGACGAGGTGCTACTTATGCGACcctaaaaa GCGACTCTCTTTCCAGATTGGTTCAAAACTAAG AGATGGTGCTTATGGagcttgtttttttaataagattGGAAGTGAGAAGCCCTCTATCTTTTGTGCAAGGCCAGGGAGCAGGCTGTGGGAG GCCAGTACACTTTGTCAAGTGCTCAACACCCATCAGTTCAAACAGCTTCTAGCTACACCCCCGCTTCCAGTCATGGGGAAAGG ACGAGAAGTGAAATTCTCATCTGATGACACCAAGCATCCTCCCCAGTCCCTGGCTTTCCCTATACTGCGTCCTCTCGG CAATCATTTCTTGGTGACGTGGAATAACCGTGGAGTCTTTGTCTTTGATCCTGTCAAAGTAAATGTCCTGTTTTGGACAAATGATATTTCAG gTTTATCAGATGTGAGTGTGAGCAAGAGCTCCCTCTACTGTTTACACAACGACGGCCGCATTCGCAAGTACACACTCCAAACCATCCCCCGCTGTGCTGCCTCTCTCTACCAACAAAGCCTGCTGGTCCAGTGCTCTCGACTAGTCTTGCGATTCCAGGCACAGTTCCAGCACTCCCGTGCCAGGCACCACATGCCGCCACGAGTCCTGCACGAGTTGGCCATGCGTGTGGCTGCGGAGGAATCTATCTTGGGCAGTGAAGTCGAGGAGCTTGCAGTGTCTGTTGAGAAGAAGATGGTGGATGTGTTGTCGAGGGCGAGCAGTCGGAGGAGTAGCTTTGATTCCTACGACGGAATGAAATTGCAGTCCGGGATCTACGTTGTCAGGAAGCGACTTGACAGCGAATGCTCTGATGACCTTCCTCTCGG GTATGATGCTCATATGGAGAGACTTCAAGGAAGCCTAGAATGGACCAATCAGGATACGATCCAAGAGACCAGTCTAACCATGGTAGGACAAGAATCAAGGGATGCAACTCAGAACGATACTATCAACTCAGAAATCAGAGACAAGGGAAGAGAACATACCGTGGTCAAAGACAAGAACCTTGAGGAAGAAACCAGCAGCAGCGATGCTGTCATGGTAGACATTGCTTTGGGTGAACAGAGTGGATCTGTGCAGGACGCAGTGGACAGGCAAGTCATTAGAGAGAATGGACTTTGTTTGGCAGAAGTGGATGTTTCAGGTGAAGGCTGTGTTGCGGAGGAGGAAAATAGCAATGTTGTTGATTGTCATAAGGTCATAGAACACCAAGAGCAATGGGACGTTGAGTCTGCTGCTGAAGAAGCAAAGGATATAAGCAGCAACAAGGTGGACACATCGGAAAGAATTACCGATGCAACAGACCCTGGAATGAACGCTCTGAGCCCTTTAGATAGTAGTCATTTAGACTCAAGTGAACCTTCATTGGATATTAGGGAACATTCCTCTGAGGAGCATGATTCTTGGACTCATTCTAATGAGAGTAACGTATGTTCTGATGAAATAGAAGCTCCACGGGGGAAGGGTTTCTGGAAACAAGACGCGGAGAAGGTAGGATCTGTGACGAATACAGATGGCCAGATCCAGGTCCAAAGCAATTCCATGGACATGGATCCATCCAGTACTGCAAATCAAACCATTCTCACAGACATAGAGGAACCTGAGGAACTTCCAATTGAAGTGCAAGGTGAGGAAGAAAGTGGCCAGGTGATGATGGATGATCTGACTGAGAGCGATAGGTCACATCAGGGTCAGATGCTGCAAGAGAAGGGTAAAGCTTTAGACATTACTGAGGATGAAGAGGTCCTCGTAGGTGATTGTTCTCAAGAGGAGCATGGTAAAACCAGTGGCCCAGGAGCAGATTCTGAAGAAGCCGTGAAAGAATTGGAAGCAAGGACTCAAGATGCAATTACAGTAGGAGGAATTTCGTTTGAACAACTTGCGATCAGAAGCAGTGGGGTGGACAAGCCTGTGGGTATATCTGAAAGCAATCAAATGGAATCTTTAACGAGTAACTCAGAGGATAATCACAACCTGAAGTTGGAAGGTTCTGACCTACAGAAAGACTCAAAGACTGACTTAGATGATATTCATTTGTCTGAGCTGAGAGACAAGGATGTCTGTATAGAGGAGACTGCAAAGGAAGCAGAAGACATTGAAAACCAAAGATATGCAACAGGTGCTGAAGCAGGAGAAACCAAAGAATCGTTAAGTGTAAACACAACCATATTACCGGACGTGTGCCTTTTGAGTAAAGAAATCAAAGCAAATGATGAACCTGAGGAAGTCCAATTTCAGGAAGTAATGAACCATACAACAGGAGAGGAATTGCACCATTCCAGACTGGATGAGAATGTGAGTAAGATCAACCAAGAAAGCATTTCAGTTGATGTGTCTGGGTTTGGGCTGGATGTGTCTGGTTTCGGGCTTAGCCCATCGGATGACTCCTTTCCCTCTTCCACAAGTGAGGTAGAAGAGACCCTTCCTCAAAACCAAAGCTGTCATGTCCTAGCGCATTCCGTTGGAAATGCGAATACACCTCATCAGAGAGAAGACATTGCTTGTCTTGGTGAAGAATCTGATCAATCTGTTTCTAATGATGACGATCTTGTTCAGGATAACCTCGCTTCAGTCAGTGTCACTGTGGTGAAACCAGTTGACCAATCAGAAGAATCTTGCAGTAGACCTCTCAAGTTGAGGCATTCCCCGGACCACCCATCAATTGATGACAGCATCCTTTCAACGTCTTACACCTCCAAAGACTCCAGCGTTGACAGCTCGTTTAGCTTATCAAGCACCACAGAGTCAACCATGTCACCGCTTTCAATTCAGATTCCCGATGCTTCAAGGAAATCCAGTTCAGCCGAGAACCTGGAGATTGTCATTGAGGATTATCTTGAGATGGAGGAAGGAGATGCCCAGTTTCCAGATGCTGAAACGGAACTGATCAAGTCTGTAACAAGGAGCCAGTACACCCAGCGAGAGAGTAAGGTGAACATCGACCGATCGCAGAGTCTGGAGAAACTTCCTGAGGAATCGTCGGGAAGGCAAACCCCATCGGAATCTCCTAAGCGGAAAAAGACGAAGAGTAGGGTGATTGATATCa CCGCAACAGTTTCAAGGAAGCCGTCCCCTCTACAGTCCCCAGTCCCTGGTTCTGTCCTTTACCGACCGACAAGTCTACCAGACCTCTCCCCCCATTCCTCATCCCAGCCTCGCTCCATCAAAACGACCCCTTCACCCACCATCCCTTCCCCAGCTTTGTCTCCCAAGAAGGAAGCACAGAGACCCTCGCCGGTAAGCTCCACCCTGCCGTCCCCCAACGTGATCATAGCCGCAGCGTCGGGGTTACCTCATTCAAGTGGATTGATGGAAACGCAGCAGATTATCTTGAACTCTACTGCTCAGATTAATCTCAAATCTGTCAAAGACag CCTCGCCTCCAAATTAACCAAGACCAAGACCTTCCTCCAGTCCATCGGCGACAGCAACCCCCTCTCACCCAAGGAAGAGGAGCGTTCTGCACCCCCTCTCCAGCCACGCCCTTCCCCCTCCTCGAGCCCCATCTTGGCCAGTCCCACACACAGGAAAGTGTCCTCCTCAGCGAACCAGCACAAGGAGATTGCCTTTCAGCAGTCTACTGAGAGGTTCCAGCCTCCGCCGGGAACTTCACCTTCGCCTGGAGCTTGTTCACCTGATAATGGGGGATTTTCACAAGAGAGTGAAGAAATCGAAATTGATTCCAGGCTCGATGATGTGATTGAAGCTACAAAGACCGCTTG CAAGCAAATCTCAGAATACCCTTAG
- the LOC121421659 gene encoding uncharacterized protein LOC121421659, whose protein sequence is MRGVLQTWVDKLEETCDCEGINPSHLPVIIREEVGRLATLCFTLDIYANGDGRADARGSEEAPQSEMEKELDECRSVFIKKHFRLLDRRRIIEVQQYKQSCYHETFKTLLLCEWATNNFPDDQDSQDLQESIDQLLSADLISRNLPQYLGCLQRLCSLDSQKALDMMISDYPSISPWHVYQILHDQPKDLILHYVEAFPRTHPHSNRTKFIDEVMALKPLVLSLAEAAVTFDMPRPSDLFCDCGKLPKLGSHLITWSHDLILDLILTSGSAPVDDLLPLFLRAGYWRGAVVLLRREKDRKMDALKICIQLGEVALIDKDLIPATEEEWKTVLGWMKKCQPSCKGKERLSQRNCLNCGAILSSCAVRRTSTSTSHVDSETGVREAEGTDDSTKPECDWSITEAPQPKDQSEGLTEKLEESEISTIQRDSHLDGLCISLEEGNETCSTLQENVREDLASTHPRSKATVSDLSPTVTWQRIAFLLVSHLGALKGVKLLREVRVPDGFLTREFNQMCIYACIWERRQSLLSHAMIEGTDTYLWSKRHPLLGPVLQHTMMKEYQDSMEGCNDTSSQEERVLHVKKLLAQGNHFIEDPRTHWGQFTNLSRICSLCQHPLSQNLFQEAAGCLIFPCGHAFHIPCIPEKACTFCYYGNQEKHT, encoded by the exons ATGAGAGGTGTTCTACAGACTTGGGTTGATAAGCTAGAAGAGACATGTGACTGTGAAGGCATCAACCCGTCACATCTGCCAGTGATCATCAGGGAGGAGGTTGGTCGCCTAGCAACACTATGCTTTACTCTTGATATCTATGCAAATGGAGATGGGCGTGCAGACGCTAGAGGATCAGAGGAGGCTCCTCAATCAGAAATGGAGAAAG AGTTGGATGAATGCAGATCTGTATTCATCAAGAAGCATTTCAGATTACTGGACAGACGGAGGATCATAGAGGTACAACAATACAAGCAGAGCTGTTATCATGAAACATTTAAAACTCTTCTACTGTGTGAATGGG CAACAAACAACTTTCCTGATGATCAAGACAGCCAAGATTTACAGGAAAGCATTGATCAGTTATTGAGTGCCGACCTCATCTCCAGAAATCTGCCGCAGTATCTCGGCTGTCTGCAAAG GCTTTGCAGCTTAGATTCCCAGAAAGCTTTGGATATGATGATATCGGACTATCCATCCATCAGCCCTTGGCATGTTTATCAGATACTACATGACCAGCCCAAGGATCTCATCCTGCATTATGTAGAAGCTTTCCCAAGGACTCACCCACATAGCAATAG GACAAAATTCATAGATGAAGTGATGGCATTAAAACCACTGGTTTTAAGTTTAGCAGAAGCTGCAGTGACCTTTGACATGCCAAGACCCAGTGACCTATTTTGTGATTGCGGCAAACTTCCAAA GCTTGGGAGTCACCTGATAACATGGTCACATGACCTGATCCTTGACCTGATCCTGACCTCCGGTAGTGCTCCTGTAGATGATCTGTTACCTCTGTTCTTGAGGGCAGGCTACTGGAGGGGGGCAGTCGTCCTGTTACGCAGGGAGAAAGATCGCAAGATGGACGCTCTGAAGATCTGCATTCAACTTGGAGAAGTTGCATTAATTGATAAAG ACTTGATACCTGCTACTGAGGAAGAATGGAAAACAGTTTTGGGATGGATGAAGAAATGTCAGCCATCTTGCAAGGGAAAGGAACGTCTATCTCAGAGAAATTGCTTGAATTGTGGAGCCATTCTGTCCTCTTGCGCTGTAAGGAGGACATCCACATCGACTTCCCATGTTGACAGCGAAACAGGTGTGAGAGAAGCAGAGGGAACGGACGACAGTACTAAGCCTGAATGTGATTGGTCAATCACGGAGGCACCACAGCCAAAGGACCAATCAGAAGGCTTGACAGAAAAATTAGAGGAGAGTGAGATCAGTACAATCCAAAGGGACAGTCACTTGGATGGATTGTGCATCTCATTAGAAGAAGGCAATGAAACTTGCAGTACTCTTCAAGAAAATGTACGAGAGGACCTAGCTTCAACTCACCCCCGGTCGAAAGCGACTGTTTCTGATTTGTCACCTACGGTCACATGGCAGAGGATAGCCTTCCTGTTGGTCAGCCACCTTGGTGCTTTGAAAGGGGTAAAGCTTTTGAGAGAGGTTCGGGTTCCTGATGGATTTCTAACCAGGGAGTTTAATCAGATGTGCATCTATGCTTGCATATGGGAGAGAAGGCAAAG CTTGCTAAGCCATGCGATGATAGAAGGAACAGATACTTATCTCTGGTCTAAAAGACACCCCCTTCTGGGACCGGTCCTACAACACACCATGATGAAGGAGTACCAGGATAGCATGGAGGGGTGCAATGATACCAGTAGTCAGGAGGAGAGG GTCCTCCATGTAAAGAAGCTTCTAGCCCAAGGAAATCACTTCATTGAAGATCCTAGAACTCATTGGGGTCAGTTTACCAACTTAAGCAG GATATGCTCCTTGTGTCAGCACCCTCTTTCACAGAACCTCTTTCAAGAAGCTGCTGGCTGTTTGATATTCCCTTGTG